The DNA segment agagaggtcacaaccttttttcattatttgacctactgacctacttttttgaggacacgtgacccactttcgaactagacctagatatcatcaagatgaacattctgaccaatttttatggagatccattcacaagtatggcctctagagaggtcacaaggtttttctatttttacacctactgacctagtttttgactgcacatgaccctgtttcgaacttgacctagatatcatcaagatgaacattcagaccaactttcatacagatcccatgaaaaatatggccttaaagaggtcacaaggtttttctattatttgacctactgacctggtttttgatggcatgtgacccactttcaaacctgatctagatatcatcaagatgaacattcagaccaactttcatacagatcccatgaaaaatatggcctctagagaggtcacaaggtttttctattatttgaccctactgacctagtttttgatggcacatgacccacttgatggcacatgacccagtttcaaacttgacctagatatcatcaagataaacattcagaccaactttcatacagatcccatgaaaaatatggcctctagagaggtcacaaccttttttcattatttgacctactgacctacttttttgaggacacgtgacccactttcgaactagacctagatatcatcaaggtgaacattctgaccaattttcatgaagatctcatgaaatatatggcctctagagaggtcacaaggtttttctatatttagacctactgacctagtttttgaccgcacatgaccctgtttcaaccttgacctagatatcatcaagatgaacattcagaccaactttcatacagatcacatgaaaaatatggcctttagagaggtcacaaggtttttctattatttgacctactgacctagcttttgatggcacgtgacccagtttcgaacttgacctagatatcatcaaggtgaacgttctgaccaattttcatgaagatcttgtgaaaaatatggcctttagagaggtcacaaggtttttctatttttagacctactaacctagtttttgatggcatgtgacccagtttcaaacttgacctagatatcatcaaggtgaacattctgaccaattttcacgacgatcttgtgaaatatatggcctctagagaggtcacaaggtttttctatttttagacctactgacctagtttttgaaggcatgtgacccagtttcgaacttgacctagatatcatcatgatgaacattctgaccaactttcataaagatcccacaaaaaatgtgacctctagagtggtcacaagcaaaagtttacggacgcactgacgacggacaccgcgcgatcacaaaagctcaccttgtcactttgtgacaggtgagctaaaaagcgttcgtaagcggccagctgattaccgagcacatgaaaagtgccctagatttctttgtgcaaaatttaaattagaccgctgtttagtataataacaagtatatatcaatgcagtttgattccACTGTAATTTCCACTAGAAattgcacaaattttaatgaatatcgaaagtaaaagtaagtttagaatatccgttcacgagtcttattactcccgatgtcgtatgcaatttttccatatttccttcacaAAAAGTGACTTTTGGTGTATTTTTTAAgatgaaaaacatcaaaatttgaggaactatctctggttacccctagtgggtcatgtaaactgagaaaaaactactttcagacaacattccaaAAGTGTATCAGTATTCGAATAGTATAATTTTGGATATacgttttagtaaactttaacctgactgtaatagcacttcagggtttttttttattctatagcagaggccgaatatcggcctcgtcccccagccgaggatttcccccacagccaaggatttcccctaccgcagtcgaaattcccctacgtccgaaattctcccctccaaaatcgtaaacaaagcaatggagattactcccagcgattttcccgaccgaatatcggactcgttcacaattgcagacggtctttcacaattttcaatgggtgtgaaaacctttagaaatagtagaaaaatgttagaagagcgttcagtggacccgaggttctggttttgaccagcgaaaatcgataaaaactcgtatctgacccgcacataatatgccgtgggcgtctgcttgtctcgcagTAATACTCTTTGATGTGTAATGAGTtggaaagctctgccccttgtcaatcaaaatcccagtgaacttcatactgtttgtcgacaccagcgtaagtatgacagtaggcggagcgtcgtatgttaattagctattgacagatgtcaatcacgccacgcgccgactgacacgtggttatcatcagtatttcatatagatgattgataaacaatgcagcgtcagattatcgtgtttgtacctcttgttaagtagcggtaacagcttatgctgtattgtgtaatatgtgttgttaatttaaagtaattattttatgtgcttgattcgattaaataagccggtcggccgttacgcaaatttattatctttgccgaggtattttgctagagcaaaataaaatattaatgttttaagtaatcagatattataagtatggaatagttctggtgaaaatatgaaatttaaaacgggtattttatcaagaatttttaatgtttgctttcgttttttcatattttgtcacACGTTCTCGCGATCGTGATTAtcggacttttttatcctttcttacaagattttctagtacaactgaaataaaaagccaacaaaagtatgcatttaataataatatgatgactcttgcaaaagcaactcttattttaaagcattttttgtgaataaaagcatgtgacctttaaatattcaatgatttgagcatttcaactctccccacccaccttgttacaatgataagtgaacattagtgcaagtccatctattgctaagtgacagtgtgtatagttgctaaaagttgcaagaatatgtaataaaaacatagtttaaagtgtttattatgtataattgtaaattccccgaatgaaaaaatcccccaaaactgctcgtcgctcgctattttcttcccccaatgacaggctggggcctcttcccccagtcgtaaaaaaaaaacctgcacttttctgttaatgaaatactgatgaaagaccagatcaatacaacatgacttttgataattgttagtttacaatgtgacctgaaacaggccttttaCTTTGTTGTTTGCAAcgtgatcttggtttcaagataaAGCTTATATTAgggccctccactatttcatattcatatgaataagttgacattcttggtgacattttttaagagaaaggcttgaatagttttaaaacctaaactataaagtaagtaaaaagcctttgtaaactatgttactggttttgggaagatttaccacttcattctgtgacatttcttttaagtgtgcaataaagataaatggaatacatattaactatagacatcatgaaatgcaactactgctatggtaactttcacgTCTAAAAGAGCACCCTCTCTctttcggacagcaccctgccctttttgagctctagaaataacactacagtaaacgcagataattGCCACGGCATGGTAATATTAATTCAGATAATAATATGCacgatacttaccaaaagaaacaaagtgaattccggcagctttatgcatagaaataaaattccggttccctagcctatgcacggtactctggctagagaaccggttctggACGattaagttcgctgtctagggaaccgattccggttctctagccactgtttttaattttattataaccactgaggcaaaaaagggaagattggctaaaaaggaaatgaatggttgtaaaacgggcagagTGCCTGGTGGGGAACAGGGCGGAACGGATTTCGGAATGGGTGATGCtataaatagctagctggagcactgaaaAGTTagtccattgcatttcattttatatccccacacaacctattttcgACCACAACCCATTTTCGACCGCCtaggactttgtatgataaaaatctttacaagccaaatttatcagttgtgattgtttcactatttacagcagagacagaacatgttaggaacctattctccttcagttttggtacttggaaaattatataaattccatttatgtagcagtactatgttttcatgaggtttttcttattactaaaaaacctgCATCTTTCTTTGTCTACTACCTATTCTTGCCTAagccaatatcagtatttatatgtcttttgcactaaatgtttatTCCTTACATGCTTACTGCCAGAATTGTGAAGCAcactattattaaattattttgacaatgcaatcatATGTGTGTCcttgcaacagttttcttcattttctaagcAATCTGAAATATTCggagtgtcaaaagcttagcaattatataatacattgtcatctgtgacagctatcaatgtagcagatgtgacaccctGGTTCTCTGGAGTAAATgagcacatgatatagttctttagataatgcactaaATTTTGGCtgccatatacatgtactttaccctaccccctgtaatttaggcaagtgtacctacagCAGGGCACACACTGGCctccaaaaaataatagccaCTTTTTAACCTATGGAAAAATAATAGCCAAAACTGATGCGGATCTTTGTGTGCGatttttatgataataaaaataataaattttaacatatatattttcttaattgctTCAAAAAGTAGTAGGCCCTAACAGAGGGTGTGGGAATCGTGGATTCAGAGAAATTACCTCCTAATATTGGTGGTGGGGTCCcactataaatgttaaaattgctatattctgatggattttgaaggcatttacaGGACACATATTTAGTTTGTGTAAGGCATCTGAAATAGTTGATACTGACTGACAGTATGGACTGGACAATGGCTCAGTTAGCCCCATTCATGCACCCACAATATGGGCACAGTTAAAGTTTACCAAGTTTTTGAGTATCattcatgtttatactttttctttatacatatcaaaaatgttttcatgattcttttgaccatAACTGCACTTTAATTGCtcgaaaagtacaaaacaatcagGTCGCGAAAATACATGATATTTGTCTTCTATGTATactattgaattacagctttttgtcaacaagtttgtaatgctttattcaataaatatactaattttaagtgttttagaatgtttttacATACGCTAATGACAGTATGCaagcaaatttatttgttgatttttttaagttgcagtatcggccatgtttctaaaaatagaaacaagactgGGTTTCCCGATAATTTCTGGATTTAatgtacaaaacaaatatttattatgccagaattgtcttggtaaaaaaattaactattaaaaatatctagcctgtaaatatttcaacaaagtcatgttcttttaaaattctggaaattcgaaaaaaaaaaaagaaaaaaagattttgttcactttaaacaatttcatttcagaTTAAAAACACATATAGATCTAACCTAGATtctgattaaagatattttgaaatcgtcgaCAGTTAGGGcagtttaaaatatgtttgtaaagATAATTAAATCAGCGGTAACTGTAGATTGCAATTTAGGTTTTGATCAGGAAACTGCCGGTACAAATTTgtttaattgtcgtctgccgAATATAGAGTTGAAAAAAATTTGCGTTGGCGATTTAAAATGTTCCCAAAAAGTAGCCTGCCAGTTCAATCTGATTGATAGCTAGATAAGTAAGATTAACTTCCGGTTCATAAtcggtttaattgtcgtctgcatcctaccGCCTTAGGCAATGTGATCGGCATAGTTGAAACGAgtttggaatacacgaggtaataAACAGTCTGCTCTATTGATTTTCTATACTAGCTGATCGCGGGTTACTGTctcacttggcataattatttatgtagcttttgaataaaataatcgccagttcctTTCGCCAAGATGAAAAAATGttcgccatttaaataaaataatcgcaaatggcgataatggcgactgacagcgtgagccctgctacagtcaaagagctataaaaataaatagattggcaacttgaaaggaaTACAGaacaaatctcgccaacctcccatgacaaaaaaacgagatctcgtttaccgcagggttttccctcgggttttttatttgggagtccatggactcccatggctgataatttaagggtccctTATAATTTTtaggggtccacaaattattgatcttgaaaatggacattattactataaaaatttaccctaaaaccgaatgaacttaattgtatctttttaatttagatagcagttgattcaatattttggaatggtatctttcaaaatggcatgagcttctcaattcagactgattacaaaaggtgtgatagtctttttgttatgattaaatagccagtaattaccggcaattaacgtgtcacctcgtgtcaattatgttgttcacagttttatctcggttaaagataatactcgatccttaattagtatcataatttctgtgatttattaatattttttcatcaaaatactttaaatttatatgaaattaatgttgttaaataaaaaaaataaaccattcgatcttttacggaacgtaacggcaatcttagatttcagcggtgacagttagcgcggagagtagtttccctttaccaaaatggcgaacatcgataacaaaacttgttttgaagtttgaaaatcgtctatacctgtgtataatgagcacccacgattccGTGATGGTCCaggtggtaaaaaactgcgcattttacatgggtatctgcgcaaaggaggcttcagtgcaaaggagtttcgtgaccgattttgcgggtccagtgggacgcagaggcactaaaaaatgcgagttcaaagcagtaaaagcgcgtcagggacgcagaaaacctgcgtccgggaaaaccctgccggaagtggcgctttctccacgtgccattttgtatgcgaaagcaattattcatcggtaaaataataatcaccatatgaccacgcttctttccatggcaaaaaaaaacaatgtgtacttcgtgtcttaagacaaTTTCAAATtgaactaattttgttttagaagctaacatgtattttaaatgtagtttaacaggtacaaattgtaactccatgctcgccgatgtttgtttttaacataacGCCGAATCAcacgagattacagccagttgccattctgtgtattttatacttctttgctacagtatattgatctgccatgttggttttggtgtttgttgccagacttgaATTTTGGGTGTTCTATGTTTGCCATGACTTCCTACTGACGGCTTTCAAAATCATCATGCCAGGGATTCGATCGgtaagaaacttgaaacttaaatggtatgcttttagagcacttatgctgatagaaagtgtTTGACAATAAACCATAGAtttggacttgcatttgtacaaaactgcacagaaaacttgttaagcggtCGAAAACTGGTTGTACCGGGATCAAGATCAATGGATatgtttcatttgatgaaattatagcgcgacagacttctggcacggtTCCTGGTTAGCTTACAGAACGGGATTTGTTTCAGCTCAGAAATCCATGACtacatataaacatctctgagctgaaattttttagctaCTGACCCCTAAGTGCAAGTGATTCGGACGGTACGAAATTTATACAGACTTCCAGTGAAACGAGGCGGAGCCTACCTCTTTCTTTCACAcagggctttttcaccctatctcacggggccgatattcggccccattcccaatgccaaaaatgctctatttttcccaatctggagcaaaaaattcccaattgaaatcagttactttctgtttttcaataataattcttgcacaattagttttgtttgccaagtaaattaaacaaaatgttggaaaaaccaactcgtttctatttttagtaacatgaccgtctgcaacctcggcaaaaaataattacaagattttgctgaagaaatgtgtgatttgtatgcaaaaacctctcaaaatgcataaaaacacaaatattaattgaataaagtacccaaaacatgttgacaggtagttcttataccattaaaatcaattgtcacatattttcgcgacccagtttttacactCGATAATACAGGCACTTtgccattctactttttggataatttcagttataactttgttgaaaacaaactaaacaaaaataattgcatgACAAATCAAtagttactgtatttttaggcaaTTCTCGGCTTCAGCATGACGTCacaaacaaaatggctgcctagCTACGGGTCATACAACCGCTTAGTTACGTATACTATATAATGAAATGAACTGCCGATCGCCTGCATTTCTGGTGATTATTACCATTCAAACAGATGTTAAAGTTGTTTTTCGCAAATTAAACATGTCTTTTAAGTATTTTGATGATCTTGATTCAGTGTCAAAAGCTAGATATAACGATAAATTGAATTTAATAGGCTTAGCAGAATGCCCTTACAAACTACCCGCCGGTACTTGGGAAAACAATCCGTGTAAGTGGCCTTCGGTGGAATATGGAGATATACACAATTATTTGATCGAAACACCTGGTAagagattttttaaaacaaaatattaattataaatgagcaaaaaaactTACTGTTACAATAAACTTTTAGACAGGCTATGTTCATTATACATCTAGTCTTGACGAAATCGCACTACTGCAGAGCTACAAGAATCTACTTcagtatttctaaaatattttttagtctTTAGATGTTATCAACATTAATATGTTTAAGTAATTgttcttttatttaatatttaattgcCACTTGATACGCGCGCAGAAAGCGGCGAACATAATATACCTTAGGCATCACGGTGATTGGTGATAAATTAAAAACTTAACTATTTCACAAGAGTGTAATGTTATGAAGTTAAAGGAATCTTTCTTCTACTTAAAAACATACCAGTACAATTAAACTTGATCTTTATCATCTCATTTTGCATAAATTGCCATTTAATGACAGCTGTTGTTAATTGTTGTGTTGTTTTAACACATGTCATATAGCACGTGGAGTAGCTCAAATTAACAATGGAAATGACAAACAGGAACACCCCCCAATGTGCTGCCTGATTAACGAGCAATCACAAAATATCACATGCAAGATTAAATCAATAATTGGTGAGATTTGACTTTGAGTAAAAGATAAGATGAACTTTTATGACATTCATTCTAAAATGTTTGCAAACACATACTTTTATTCTTAAGAGATTTAACAAGCTGAAATTTTGCAGGTGTCTACACAAGAGACAGCATGAAAAACTACAAGAGTCTGGAAGCCCATAATTACTTCAAGTCTGGTTGGGTTGAGACAGTATTATCATACAAGCCATCTAATAGTCAACATACATTACTGAAGGCCTTTGTCAAACCATCACAAAAGCTAAATGATGAGCACTACAACCCTTGGGTAGCTGTCAGCAATAATGGGCAAATTTCTGCTGCTCATTGTAATTGTATGGCTGGGTATGAGATCAAATTATTCAATCTATTATAACATAGAACATGTAAAGTACAACTTCAAATACAAATATAAGTCTAAAAATaagattttataatattttattcctgttttttttttcagaataacaaataaagaataaataatgaaaataataataaaaacagaacaaataCTGGCACATATACATTTCTTAAACTAGTGCTTTGCTGCAATTTTCCTTTTCTCTGAAATTAAATTCATTACTACATTAATAGAATATTTTACATAGTTAAATGATAAGAATTATTTCTGCTGTACACTGaaagaatgaaattattttcagaCTGGCTGAATCCTGCTCACATATTGCAGCGGTGCTGTTTAAGGTAGAGGCAGCAGTTAGACTTGGGTACACTAAAACAGCATGTACAGATGAACTTTGTAAATGGAACCAAGACTTTGTTAAAAAAGTAACACCTGAACCAATATCAAAAATCAATTTCTTCACTGAGAAAGCAATAAATAAGGCAAAACACCgcaacaaaaaaaggaaaattattcATCAGCAGGCAACTGAAGAAGAAAAACAGAACTTCTTGTCGTcccttaaaaacttaaaaaataaaccGGTTGTGCTTAGTTGTTTCAGTGGTTATTCTGATGATTTTCACTGGTCAAAAAAACCTAAACGTGACCCTAAACTTCCCTTACCGCTAACATCTCTATACAAAGAAGAAAATTTACTATTACAACCTGCTGAGCTTGGACAAAAATGTGAGAATTTTCTAAATGACATGAAATTGACAGATGAAGAAATAAA comes from the Mercenaria mercenaria strain notata chromosome 9, MADL_Memer_1, whole genome shotgun sequence genome and includes:
- the LOC123539668 gene encoding uncharacterized protein LOC123539668, with product MNCRSPAFLVIITIQTDVKVVFRKLNMSFKYFDDLDSVSKARYNDKLNLIGLAECPYKLPAGTWENNPCKWPSVEYGDIHNYLIETPGVYTRDSMKNYKSLEAHNYFKSGWVETVLSYKPSNSQHTLLKAFVKPSQKLNDEHYNPWVAVSNNGQISAAHCNCMAGLAESCSHIAAVLFKVEAAVRLGYTKTACTDELCKWNQDFVKKVTPEPISKINFFTEKAINKAKHRNKKRKIIHQQATEEEKQNFLSSLKNLKNKPVVLSCFSGYSDDFHWSKKPKRDPKLPLPLTSLYKEENLLLQPAELGQKCENFLNDMKLTDEEINFVNITTAGQSSNMVWHEQRTGRITSSTVHAIIRTDPNNPSKCAVDQICNPRKTPLQTEAIKWGNEHEESGLKSYRQVLNFSNQGHVNINMKNEGFQISKERPYLGASADSIMSCDCHGKRIVEVKCPFSAKDKDLQAFLTNADCYIQNNKLKRTHKYFSQVQLQMYVYNVEVCDFVVWAPKFVFVTHVQRDDEFITEMLEKCDLMYLSCILPELLTRKQSHGNSKTYECEKDAEQPSKLYCLCQKPEDDQKYVGCDNPDCSVQWFHLHCLKLKREPKGFWLCPRCKKKSQKKQLTLMQK